The Lycium ferocissimum isolate CSIRO_LF1 chromosome 8, AGI_CSIRO_Lferr_CH_V1, whole genome shotgun sequence DNA segment AGATTCACCATATAGGTATAGACTGGAAGCTATGCGAGGCTATGCACAAAAACAAAGTGATCAATTTGAATCGTGTTCTAAGAagtaataaataatttatccttCTAACATGAAGCAAGTCAACATAGCAGAGATCACTTTGTAACATTGCGTAATGAGATTAACAAGCAAGTCAACATAGCAGAGATCACTTTGTAACATTGCGTAATGAGATTAACAAGCAAGTCAACATAGCAGAGATCACTTTGTAACATTGCGTAATGAGATTAACTTCGTGAAGAAACATATTTGAAATAAATTCTGgtacataataaaaaaaaaattcaccatTGTCATTGTCTTTAAGAGTGTGGGTAGCACAACTGCCTGGCGTTTTATGGGAGTCTATGGGTCAGTAGGAAGGGACCTATATGGAGTTCAGGAAATCATCTGGGCTCATGTCAGAATGAAAAATAACAGACGTTACAGAGGAGGATTTtaataaaacataatttttgCAGGAATGAATGGGACGTGAGACATACTCTAGCGTAATGGATTGCCCTTCCTCTTACAGGTGCTAAAGTTGCTTCGTCAAGAGCTAAGGAGTCTAAGGTCCAAACCAGAACATCAAAGATCCTCATCCCTCAGTCACAAACACAAACAGTGTAAATGGGAAGTGTTGAAGTGTGTGACAATCTCATCTAAGAACTTAAGCTGTCACTTTTTTTTAAGCTGTTAGAGAGagcacccttttttttttaagttgttagagagagcacacttttatttacttaatttatTCTCAATATGCCCCCTCACGCGAGGGCCTAATTCTTTTTCATGGGCCAACCACGTGTAAATTCTTTTTGATAACAGATGGCAGCGAGACTCGATCCCAGGACCTCTACCTGTTCTGAActtctgataccatgttaaagtATGTAACCGTCTCATCTACATGCTTAAGCTCTTAGAGAGagcacacttttatttacttaattatactCTCAATAGGAAGGACCAAAGGACATCATTTTCACGGTGAAATCTTCCTATTGCAAGTTCAAAGATGAGAGAAGATAGAGTTCCCTCATACATCAAATGGGTGCCTAGGGCACTGggacaaatattatttttcgtGCAGATAGCAGCATGGGAAGCCATTTTATGCAGagaacatgaagaaaagaacGAGGGTTCAGATCATATGGTGTTTTATGTGCAAAATAGCAGGAAAGGACATCAATCGTCTGCAGACCATTGTCTAATGCATACAGACATTGGTGCACGTGGAAATTGTTCGGTGTTCATAGATGATGCTGGGAACTGTTAGAGATGTGCTACTAGGTGGGAAGTTCAAGACGAAGAGATGAAGGAGAGCATGGGGAATAGCTATTATAGATGCTTATGGGGAATAGACGAAGAAAAGGAAGGATAATCTTGAATTTACCAAAAGTACAATGGAGTAATCAGAAGGGTTGCATGAGGAGGAAACAAAACAAAGGATATGATAGTTGGAATCCCTATATTTTATGCGCATTCTGATTTTCATTTTGTTAGGTTACATAATGAACCTGATTAATTCGCCACATAAGGATCAGCCATGAAACATAGCTAGAAAATCTCAgctttttgtcttttaacattcAGCAGTGTGGGGCAGCAAGAGCAGTTCGTATTACAATCATTTTACGTTAAAAGAGAGCAACACACAATCATCCATGAAGAGAACTTGATTAACCGGCATGTTCCAGATCCCATATTCCTCTTCTCTCATAATCTTTATTATTTGTCAATCTTTGAACAGAAACGCAGGACAAAAGCAACTTTACAACTACTACATCATCTTTGTTGCCgtaaaaatatgaaaacatcACTTATTATCTCACATAATGAAAACATAAAAACATCATAAATGTCATATTTGGACTCCAAGTTGGAAGAGAGAAGATGTAGATGTTTTGAGGATAGAACAGAAAATATCCACAAgcaaactttttctttttgatcaggtaaataatattattaacaaaaaagGGGAAGAGTTACTCAGTACTAAGTTGTGATCCAAAAGACAAGCTTGTAACTAAAGTGtgtcaaaaatcaaaaagtAATTGTGTTCGTATTTCATAACCACCCCAATGGACAGGACTAATTGCTGAACACAGGATGAAAATACATTTCTATCCCTTGACCAATAAGTGAAATGGATGGACATTTACATTTTTTCCTTCCTGTCTATTTCCACCATGCAAGCGGCAAAATTAGACTTGAAACAGAATTTAATCTACGGCTACACTTTAGCGACGATTTGCAGTGAAAAATTTATCAAGATGTTCAAGATAAGCATGAACTTACCAGAACGAACATCGTCACTTAGTTGGCCCCTCGCATGGATTTGTTTAACAAGCATCCGGTATATCAACACCCACCAATATATATGAAGAACCAGCAAGCAAAATAGAAGAGTATTGAAGGTATAGTAATAGATTGGTCCATCCACTTTGTGTTTCTCCTTATCCAGGGACTGGAGAACTTCATAACTGAATttacagaaaaataaaagaactttCACATAAATCGCACACACAACTAATTCTCAAAAAAGGAGCAACATTAACTAGTAAGTTCATATTTCTGCATAAACACAAATGAAGTTTTCACAAGAGAACAGAGTGTTAAtatcaatcaatcaacaactCCTCAATACTGAACTAGTTGACTATATCGAATCCTTTGGATTAAGAACTAAGCACGAATACACAGCTTAATTAGCTCCCAATGTGCCAACAAACGATAATGCAAATTGTAACTTATAGCAATGAAAACCACATAAGGTGGTGCTTCTATATTTAAGAAGGTTAAATCAAGAAATGAAGGGTTCTGCAAAGAAACAGAAAGTAGTTTCTTTGTAAACAGGAAAAAGTAAAGCACCTATGACTCACCTTGTACTCCAAAGAACCCAGAATGGGTAGTATATGAGGCGAAGTATAATCCAGgataaaacaaaaagaataaacGAAGAGCTAGCAAGAGCTTCAGCACCACTGTATTTGGACATCTTTCCGATTTCAAGGAATATATCACTGGCATCATGAAGGGCTAAAACTACAGAACCGACACGTGCAAAcctgcaaaaaaatgaaaacaattaCATGCCGATATCTTATATTTATGATAGCACAATATCCATAGCTTTACATATTAATGGCATCACTAAACTCAGTTTTTCAGAGAGTAACACATCCAAAATCTTTACTGctttcatgattcttttttTGGTGAAGTTACTGCTTTCATGATTCTTTCCCACCACAAAAATCTTctgaaaaagttattttttaacatgACCCATCAGGGCAATTAAAATTCAACTTCTCATGATTGAGAGAGCTGTCCAAAAGAGCATCAACCTTGTCAGTTGAGGAACACCTTCACTATAAAATATGAAGGATaacttttataatattattgacaattccttttataataaaatactTTTTGATATAAATGGAAGTAAACCCATATGTTTCACCAAAAAATAGAGAACTCAAACTAAAAAATGACACTCTACATAGTGCAGCCGATCATCTACACTAAATGGAACCCAATAGGCACTCGAAATGCTTTTcaaaaatagggaaaaaaagaatgaacaatatatacaaaagcTATATGACTCATTCCCTCCAAAATTAGTTGACATGAATACCGGAGGAGTCACGCCTATGCTCTGTACCTTTACCCTTTATAGTTCCACCCCAAAAGAAAGTCTCTCCTTGTCCCAGCATCAAACAAAGTCCACACCACAGTTCACACCTATGTGTAATAAGAGAGTGCAGAAATAATTGCCTAATTGGTACAAATTTTTTATCAACTTTTTGCATAGATAATACCAAGTCATATgagttctttttcctttttgtacaTTTCCAGGATGGCTCCCTCATTGCTAGCCAAACGAAAATCATAAATTTCTAGTTCTCTAGTAATGAAAATATTATATACATCCTCCTCAATAGTCTTTGATCATTATGTCCCTTCTTGATGAGGATGATCATTATGCCCTTCCTATTTTTCAGGTGGCCTAATCTGTTAATGAAATTCACTGCTTAGAAGCAGAGCCGGCTCCAAGATTTGACGTTTATAGGTTTAGGTTTTTGCTCTATTAAATTATTGGGTTCTAAATTGAAAATTGTACATATTAGATGGGTTTCTTAAGATAAATACAAGGTTTAGGCCAAAGCTACTGGGTTGAACCCATAAGCCGAACTGTACATCCGCCCCGTATAGAAGTAACTCAAGAATGCTTAAGAATTTCCTATTTCCTGATCGTAATATACTGAAAATAGCATGAACTGTACTGTGCTGACAAACTATACTAATCGCCTTAATGTTTCTCCTTACATTTGCTGGCTGTTTGTCGTAATCctcagatttttttttcacgtattttttatttattttttcattttttttttctaagaagGAAACAAATTTAGTAATGagagaagaaaggtaaaaaaaaaaaagggataaagaTAAGagccaaaagaaaaagtaggGAAAGATGCTAGGTTAAATTGAAACGACTATGTTCCTATCATGTCATATATCTAGTGTAAATATGTCGCAACATTAACCTATTGCTTTACACCGCATGGATCTTTGGTTTACATCCTCTTCTTTTTATAATCGAGAAATCCCCGAAGTCAGTGTCGCATGGTTCGAAAATTGATGGATAATAAGCCCGCCCCTCCACCCTTCTCAACTTAAATATCAAGCTTTTGTCCACAACACGGTTCAAACTCATGAAACGTGCCTTACCACGCATTACATTTTGCACCCTAACCACTAGTCCAAAGCCCCAGGAGCTAGCTTATATCTActtttaatctcaaattaatcaaaaTATGGACAAAGACAAGAGCTAACCCATAATCTGAATTCTCAAAGATCCCCTAAATAAAATAACTCCAGGAGAGGCAAGAGAACTTGAACATAATTTTACATGTTCAGTATCGTCGCTGAATTTGGAACTTTACTTCTCTAAATCTGTTACGTGAAACTAGTAGCTGAATAGTTTGTTACATGCATCTGCTTCCAATAAAATTTTACACTAATAACACAAGTAAGCACCCTGCTCCAATCATGTCTGGCGCCGAGAAGTTGAATGCCCTCAAGTCGTGTCCCTTTGCTAAATATGGCCTTATACTAGGACAATATCAGCAAATAGAATGACCTTTGTTTAAAGCTATAAGCTCACCTCAATAAAAACACACCTGATAATATAGGATAAGGCGATAAGAATCGCAGTGGCAACATGATGACTCATCGAAACTCCAAAGTCAGAGCGCCTTGTCTCCCAAAAAATTAAAGCAAATATTGAATATGCATAGAATCCGCCAGCATACATATAAAGCGCCTTCAGTTTGGACCTAAATTTACATAAGACAGTCACTCAGATAGGCAGAGACTATGAATCAAAACTATGTGAGCTTAATTAAAAATCATCCGATCTAGCTTTTGACAATGTTACAGAAGAAATACACACAAAGGATAccaataaagaattaaaatagaacaGGTCTTACTTGTACTTCTGGTCAGGCCAGGTCTGATCACCAGGCCCTACCCAAAAGTATTTGGTATTTGTAAACCAAGGCTCATTGTAGGTCACCAAAAGTGCAAAAAATTCTGCAgagagaaaatatatacatttcCATGCTGATTCTTTGAATTTTCGTATCTTTTTCCTCCGCTCATCAGTCTCAATTTCTATCACTTCTTGTCCTTGCCCAAATATTAACCTTCTGGCCACTTTCTGCAATATGTACATACATTCCATGTTGGAAACGAGATCATCAAGAAGAATAATTCATGTAGAAACTAGAAAGAAGCTGAAAGATTCTCCCTATTCTAGGAGTAGCATTacgttttattttttaacaaaaggAGTTCCACTTGAAGACTATAgaaatttgaaagaagggaAATTAGAAAAGAACATAGCAAGAGTCAGATCCTTACATGATTAAGTTTGCCTCAAACTTGATAAGACTCTAACAACCCTACAATTCACGTCTCTTTAGATAAAATTTGCCTCCTTTTATCAACTGCTTCgtgcctcaattttttttatttttttttttcatgtcagCCTGCCTCTTCTTTAAAGCATAGTTCCTTTCAATTGGTGAATCACAAAAGCTTTTTACTACGTGCAAACCATTTTAATCCTTTTCTATTCATTACAGGAATTGTATCTTTTCtacttttatgttttattttgtataatattggaCTAAGATGAGCTTAAATGGAGCTACATGCTCAGTGAAAATTCATATAGCAGACCCCAACATGAATTGTGTCTTCAATATCTATAATTTGCTTAACACTTTCTTCTTAACCGCATTAATATCTTAACATCCctttagctaaaaaaaatttaagtaacaTGGCTCTGTTTAAGTGAAAAATGTATGTGCCAGCTGCTTTATCTGCAagataagaaaatgaaattttagaaaagaaatcattttAAGCACCGTTACAGTTTTCCCTCTACTGCAAATAATTTAACAATCAATTAAGCATATAAAGCTCTACAGAACTTAGACTCttcatgaatatgataatatCACGAGAAGCATCTCAACAACTTTGCATCAACAGATACCAAAGCATACTCCCCTAATCTACACAAGGGTGGAGCTACAATATTAGGTACTGGTTCAGATGAATGCAGTGGCTTTTGCTAAGACCTGTATTTGTATTAGGAAATTCATTATGGGGTCATTTTCttgctggttagagttatgtaGGTATTAGGAATGCACAgtttagttattccatcttctaccctacataatacatagattccctcataacttataGTATATGTATTAGTTATACGAGATTGTAAACTGGTAACCAAACACCGTACTTGGTGAGCTGAATTTTATACATCACAACTAAAAATGCTACCAAACACTGTATTAGTTATGTTGATTTTAGTAGATGAATAATTCACttcctaaccagcaaccaaacgacccttacATAcaaatatgtaattatgaaaccaataacctatgttgctcggactcttcactttcgttgccgcacccgtgtcgacaTGACATGGGTGTGGGGGTGGGTGTGTGTGGGGGACCCGTATTCGATCTGGTCAACCAATTTtgggtactttgaccaaaatcgagggAGAAATTCCGAACGGTTTCCATGATTTatgtaatcaaaacaaaagctaCGGTGAAACTGAAGAAACTGGAATACCTTGTATATAGAAATTTCTATGTCGCTCCTTTTCCTTTTGTCTCCTTCATAGattgatcaatattttctcctcaAGTTTTCCGTATAATATCTCATAAGTTAGGTTTTATAACTCTAttttagatatttgaattatttttagccAAACCCCGCACTCGTATCCATACCTGAATCCGTatccccgaatcttaaaatttagatcatgaaggatccgacctctagatccgCACCCGAGCCCGAGCAACTTAGCCAATAACTAAAACAAGCTACGAGAAATTCTCCTCCCCcttggatttaaaaaaaaaaaaaagagagagagaaaaaagagcTACAAATTCGATGGCAAATACGATTCTaaacccataaacttcaaatcctgacTCCACCTCTTAACTCTACACATAAGCAAACATTAACCCAGGAATGTGAGTTCAAGATTAATTGAAAAATTTGTTGTGTGCTCCAACTTTTAACCATTCAAAAtacttacaacaacaacaacaatataccccggcgtaatcccacaagtggggtctagggaaGATAggatgtacgcaaaccttaccccgaCCTTTGTAGGGTAGAGAGAccgtttccgatagaccctcacCTCAAAAACCAATCAAAATACTTATCCTCATGAATATCATCAGCTTTAATTCCTTACATGCACTGGTCCCCAGGTTGGACTTTTGCTTAAGCAGTTCAAGGGAATAACTAAAAAAATCACTTCACTCAAAACACCATTGACTAACATAGAAATCATACAACTTAGCATTTACATacatcaataccaaaatcacCAAAACCACAAAACCCCACCTAAAAACAACCCAAAAAAATGCAcaaaaacccaaatttcaagaattttccaGACTGAACCACTtcaaaccaacaaaacaaaaaaaatacccAAACAAGAAGAGAATTTAGAGAAGAAAAGTATACCTCAAAGACAAATCTATCAAGCAAGAATCTGACAGTTGGGAAAAAGAGAGCAAACAATGGAAGGACAATGAAATCTTGATATGAAGGGTAAGATTCATGTTCCCAATCAAGAAAAGTCCCTTCAAGCAACCCCATTTTctcaattttcccaaaaaagatTCACTCTTGCTAATAAGTTAATGTGAAGAAATTTATGAGTGAATATTTGTATTCATATGAGAAAAATCCGGTTTTGTTTTGAGTCTGAGTTGGAGTATAACTTGGGCAGCTTCGTTTAAGCTTCAAAGATTGGATCAAGTGGTAATAGGTGGGTCCATGTGAATGCATTAAATAAAAGGGATTTTATGTCGATGTTATTTATTGCAAAGACATTGGGGCAATTCTGCAATTGCCCTTCTTTTATGGAAATttcttattcaaattttaaatttcccTTCTGCTAAAATTCCAAGTTTCAGTTCGAATTCCCACTCGATTAAAAAAGTTAGAAAAATTcgcaaaatttaaatttcgctatgcccccaccgacatacacttgttaaggaattaccaaaatTATGCCGGGACCACATACTTATACCCATGGgcgtacttggcataagtatgtccgGTATAACTTTGGAAATTTTtacacaagtttatgccgagtccgacataaaagtttgcccattaaaagtactTTAGTTCGCATAACTAGCATAAACTTGTTTAAGGAATAAGGCAAATACCAAACTTATGTGTACACTTTAGCCGCGCTTTTAACGTTTCACTCATGGCATAACTTAGTTGGGCGCAAAAAGTTCGCCCCACAAAGCTTCTGTCTAAGGCATCCAAAGATAAACTTGTTAagaaattaccaaagttatgccggatccgcatcCGCGGTATACACGAGGCCGGTCCGCATAATCTCACCCCTCATATACGGTCCCagatacacgcgacccaaacctcgtcttgcaattttttttaatttatgcttgagcagaggttcgaacccagaaccccGTGATTTTTACGTGAACGCTCAGGGTTacaacgcgaagg contains these protein-coding regions:
- the LOC132067774 gene encoding ASC1-like protein produces the protein MGLLEGTFLDWEHESYPSYQDFIVLPLFALFFPTVRFLLDRFVFEKVARRLIFGQGQEVIEIETDERRKKIRKFKESAWKCIYFLSAEFFALLVTYNEPWFTNTKYFWVGPGDQTWPDQKYKSKLKALYMYAGGFYAYSIFALIFWETRRSDFGVSMSHHVATAILIALSYIIRFARVGSVVLALHDASDIFLEIGKMSKYSGAEALASSSFILFVLSWIILRLIYYPFWVLWSTSYEVLQSLDKEKHKVDGPIYYYTFNTLLFCLLVLHIYWWVLIYRMLVKQIHARGQLSDDVRSDSEDEHED